Proteins found in one Planifilum fulgidum genomic segment:
- the asd gene encoding archaetidylserine decarboxylase (Phosphatidylserine decarboxylase is synthesized as a single chain precursor. Generation of the pyruvoyl active site from a Ser is coupled to cleavage of a Gly-Ser bond between the larger (beta) and smaller (alpha chains). It is an integral membrane protein.), which translates to MKDRFLLSLFYLVPKHALSRAVGRWARTPISRLAIPLFIRRYRINLEEAEKPWKDYPNLLEFFTRKLKPEVRPVDPSPDTGISPVDGVISQLGEINEGTLIQSKGITYRVEELLGGDIEQAAAFEGGKFVTIYLSPRDYHRIHAPAGGEVIQVSYIPGQLFPVNEFGVRAIPRLFVRNERLITYLRTSLGRIAVVKVGATNVGSIRLHFDPEVSTRSAGGSLKKVYEPPLALSKGQEMGRFEFGSTVILLFEPGKVDWTSDWVPGTALKMGQPIVRGVGSAEH; encoded by the coding sequence ATGAAGGACCGTTTCCTCTTGTCCCTTTTTTATCTTGTTCCCAAACATGCCCTGTCCAGAGCGGTGGGACGCTGGGCCCGCACTCCGATCAGCCGGTTGGCGATTCCCCTTTTTATCCGCCGGTACCGAATCAATCTGGAGGAAGCGGAAAAGCCGTGGAAGGATTATCCAAACCTGCTGGAGTTTTTCACGAGGAAACTGAAGCCGGAAGTCCGTCCCGTGGATCCTTCTCCCGACACGGGCATCAGTCCCGTCGACGGGGTGATTTCCCAACTGGGGGAGATCAACGAAGGCACCCTGATTCAGTCTAAGGGCATCACCTATCGCGTTGAGGAGCTTCTGGGAGGAGACATCGAACAGGCGGCTGCGTTCGAGGGCGGAAAATTTGTCACCATTTACCTCAGTCCGCGGGATTACCACCGGATTCACGCTCCGGCCGGCGGAGAAGTGATCCAGGTGTCATACATACCGGGGCAGCTGTTCCCGGTCAACGAGTTCGGGGTGCGGGCCATCCCCCGTCTGTTCGTGCGAAATGAGCGCCTGATCACCTATCTGCGCACCTCCCTGGGGAGGATCGCCGTGGTCAAAGTGGGGGCGACCAACGTGGGAAGCATCCGCCTCCATTTTGATCCGGAAGTGTCCACCCGTTCCGCCGGGGGAAGCCTCAAAAAGGTGTATGAACCGCCGCTTGCTTTGTCCAAGGGGCAGGAGATGGGGCGGTTTGAATTCGGCTCGACGGTGATCCTTCTGTTTGAACCGGGAAAAGTGGATTGGACCTCCGATTGGGTGCCGGGAACAGCTTTGAAAATGGGTCAGCCGATCGTCCGGGGCGTCGGATCGGCCGAACACTGA
- a CDS encoding rhomboid family intramembrane serine protease, protein MFSHTHIPFRQFPRLFPVVTVLFSVQAVFFLVMTLLGGTQYIPNLIRFGALEPHLVSTGEWWRLVVPIFIHIGLFHFLFNSFALYLFGPQLEWLFGRISFLFLYLFSGFVGNLLTYWFMTWSGQSGVSAGASGSIYGLMGVYLYLIIRRAIEPEVSKGLLAMIGISVLISILDPRINLIAHLGGLVTGFLLTGILLRLKP, encoded by the coding sequence ATGTTCAGCCACACACACATCCCCTTTCGCCAATTTCCCCGTCTGTTTCCTGTGGTGACCGTCCTTTTTTCGGTGCAAGCGGTTTTCTTTTTGGTCATGACCTTGCTGGGCGGGACGCAGTACATACCGAATCTGATCCGCTTCGGGGCTTTGGAACCGCATCTGGTCAGCACCGGGGAGTGGTGGCGGCTGGTGGTGCCGATCTTCATCCACATCGGCCTTTTTCACTTCCTGTTCAACAGCTTCGCCCTGTATCTGTTCGGTCCCCAGCTGGAATGGCTCTTCGGCCGGATCTCCTTTTTGTTTTTGTATTTGTTCTCGGGCTTTGTCGGAAACCTTTTGACTTACTGGTTCATGACCTGGTCCGGTCAAAGCGGGGTGAGCGCCGGGGCGTCGGGATCGATCTACGGTCTGATGGGGGTTTATCTTTATCTCATCATCCGGCGCGCCATCGAGCCGGAAGTGAGCAAGGGATTGCTTGCCATGATCGGGATCAGCGTTCTCATCAGCATTCTGGATCCGCGGATCAATCTGATCGCCCATCTGGGGGGGCTGGTCACCGGATTTCTTCTCACGGGGATTCTCCTTCGGCTGAAACCGTGA
- a CDS encoding MFS transporter: MELNEGRRRLDREAWLLLLISGLFAAATALSNTFVNVYLWKINGRFALIGWFNLVSYVAMAAAFVAAGRLAKRVDRVVVVRLGVALQAVFYLSVLILGRESAGHVTLLGAFMGIGAGFFWLAFNLLYFEITERDNRDVFNGVNGLLISAAGIVAPMLSGWIIKRLDQLTGYRIIFSLSLGTFLLAVLISFFLKRRRAAGRFRLADILRLGVRRGSRWHWVSLAMIAQGAREGVFAFLIGLLVYIAAKDEWVLGTFLAVSSLVSLVTYYLAGRLMRPGWRDECILVGALMAGVAGLPILWELNTWTLFILGVGAALFSPLYLVPLTSTAFDVIGESQKTARFRVEFVVCRELFLSAGRVLSLLLFLWWVERAPSPEQLRWLVLAVGFAPVFAWLAIRHVPLPEGKGR; the protein is encoded by the coding sequence ATGGAGTTGAATGAAGGCCGGAGGCGATTGGACAGAGAAGCGTGGCTTCTCCTGCTGATCAGCGGGCTCTTCGCCGCAGCCACCGCTTTGTCCAACACCTTTGTCAATGTGTATCTGTGGAAGATCAACGGCCGGTTTGCGCTGATCGGATGGTTTAATCTGGTCAGTTACGTGGCGATGGCCGCGGCGTTTGTGGCGGCCGGACGGCTGGCCAAGCGGGTGGATCGGGTGGTGGTGGTCCGGTTGGGGGTGGCCCTACAGGCGGTCTTTTACCTGTCCGTGTTGATATTGGGGCGCGAAAGCGCCGGGCATGTGACCCTGCTGGGCGCCTTTATGGGAATCGGGGCGGGATTTTTTTGGCTGGCGTTCAACCTTTTGTATTTCGAGATCACCGAGCGGGACAACCGGGACGTTTTCAACGGCGTGAACGGCCTTCTGATCTCGGCGGCGGGGATTGTCGCCCCGATGTTGTCGGGCTGGATCATCAAGCGACTGGATCAACTGACGGGGTATCGGATCATTTTCAGCCTTTCGCTGGGAACTTTTTTGTTGGCGGTGCTCATCAGCTTTTTTTTGAAACGGCGGCGCGCCGCGGGGCGATTCCGGCTCGCGGACATTTTGAGGCTGGGGGTTCGCCGGGGAAGCCGTTGGCATTGGGTCAGCCTGGCCATGATCGCCCAGGGGGCCCGGGAAGGCGTTTTCGCTTTTCTCATCGGCCTTCTCGTCTATATCGCCGCCAAGGACGAGTGGGTGCTGGGCACCTTTTTGGCGGTCTCCTCCCTGGTCTCCCTGGTGACTTACTATTTGGCGGGCCGGTTGATGCGGCCCGGCTGGCGGGACGAGTGCATCCTGGTGGGCGCCTTGATGGCGGGGGTGGCGGGCTTGCCCATCCTCTGGGAACTGAACACCTGGACACTGTTCATCCTGGGGGTGGGGGCCGCCCTGTTCTCCCCCCTGTACCTCGTTCCCCTCACTTCGACGGCGTTTGATGTGATCGGGGAGAGCCAAAAGACCGCCCGTTTCCGGGTGGAGTTCGTGGTCTGTCGGGAATTGTTCCTAAGTGCGGGAAGAGTGCTCAGCCTCCTCCTTTTTCTCTGGTGGGTGGAGCGGGCTCCCTCTCCGGAGCAGCTTCGCTGGCTTGTACTGGCCGTCGGTTTTGCCCCGGTTTTCGCTTGGCTGGCGATCCGGCATGTGCCTCTTCCCGAAGGAAAGGGGCGGTAG
- a CDS encoding DUF4870 domain-containing protein — protein sequence MNALAPSGEEKLLAALCHASALFFPVLLPLIILLLSRDSHFVRSHAREALVFHLFMIAVIFVCKLLFIILIGFLLIVIAFLFYAVTTVIGVIRAFSGWEYHYPITSQWAKKL from the coding sequence ATGAATGCACTCGCCCCTTCCGGTGAGGAAAAGCTGCTGGCCGCTCTCTGCCACGCCAGCGCCCTTTTCTTTCCCGTCCTTCTCCCCCTGATCATTCTTCTGTTGAGCAGGGATTCCCACTTTGTGCGCAGCCATGCCAGAGAAGCCCTCGTCTTTCATCTTTTCATGATCGCCGTGATATTTGTGTGCAAACTGCTCTTCATCATCCTGATCGGATTCCTGCTTATCGTGATCGCCTTTCTCTTCTACGCCGTCACCACCGTCATCGGCGTGATTCGGGCCTTCTCCGGCTGGGAATATCATTACCCCATCACCAGCCAATGGGCAAAAAAATTGTAA
- a CDS encoding helix-turn-helix domain-containing protein has translation MMNTLDLAQTGELIRKIRKERGLRLEDLADENISPATISNIERGIPHVHVDKIRYLLNKLDLDPERLPELITDKQEEMETMKLRLVSIESMIDCGNVDQAIDELKSFSVPDDHPFAAFISLLKGKSQVKKRKWRRAERELLNAIRIANQNPQVKSSNIAAGSYNELSIISYFNNNVEKALELVEKGLETFVEDGERRYFKSVLLGNKALYLEHLDRVPEALRVVEDLWDTIPEIPSIETVLNLYELRSVLLRRSGMYEDAIKYAEEGIEIGRINRQTSRLFHLWTALGSVYLNMKKWNKAEIALKTALSVSENMLYPNGLTTVYTKLGILYMNQQKWEEAHKAMSEARKTGERTNDLRRLSLAYLVSGDCHRAEGDESKAVPYYQQALQLARKLRNKKREYAALFRLAQCAEHTNEQEFRQYVEKMYEVQVELTQPKGMGYEDIE, from the coding sequence ATGATGAATACCTTGGATTTGGCGCAGACAGGCGAATTGATTCGAAAAATTCGCAAGGAACGCGGTCTGCGGCTTGAAGATCTGGCCGACGAAAACATTTCCCCGGCCACCATCAGCAACATCGAACGGGGGATTCCCCACGTCCACGTGGACAAAATCCGCTACCTGCTGAACAAATTGGATCTGGACCCGGAGCGGCTTCCCGAATTGATCACCGATAAACAGGAAGAGATGGAGACGATGAAGCTCCGGCTGGTCTCCATCGAATCGATGATCGATTGCGGCAACGTGGACCAGGCCATCGACGAACTGAAATCGTTTTCCGTCCCGGATGACCACCCCTTCGCCGCCTTCATCAGTCTGCTCAAGGGGAAAAGCCAGGTGAAAAAGCGCAAATGGCGGAGGGCGGAACGGGAACTGCTGAACGCCATCCGCATCGCCAACCAAAACCCCCAGGTCAAAAGCAGCAACATCGCCGCAGGCAGCTACAACGAGCTGAGCATCATCAGTTACTTCAACAACAACGTGGAAAAAGCCCTCGAACTGGTGGAAAAAGGGCTTGAGACCTTCGTGGAGGACGGGGAACGCCGCTATTTCAAATCGGTCCTTCTGGGAAACAAAGCCCTCTACCTGGAGCACCTGGACCGGGTGCCGGAAGCGCTCCGGGTTGTCGAGGACCTTTGGGATACCATTCCCGAAATTCCCAGCATTGAAACGGTGCTCAATCTGTACGAGCTCCGGTCCGTCCTGCTGCGGCGCTCCGGGATGTATGAGGATGCCATCAAATACGCGGAGGAAGGCATCGAAATCGGCCGGATCAACAGACAGACCAGCCGTCTGTTCCACCTGTGGACGGCCTTGGGCAGCGTCTATCTCAATATGAAAAAGTGGAACAAGGCGGAAATCGCCCTGAAAACCGCCCTCTCCGTCAGTGAAAACATGCTCTACCCCAACGGCCTCACGACCGTCTACACCAAGCTCGGGATTTTGTACATGAATCAGCAGAAATGGGAGGAAGCCCACAAGGCCATGAGCGAAGCCCGGAAGACGGGAGAACGCACCAACGATCTGCGGAGACTCTCCCTGGCCTATCTGGTGTCCGGGGATTGCCACCGGGCCGAGGGAGATGAAAGCAAGGCCGTTCCCTATTATCAGCAGGCGCTGCAACTGGCTCGCAAACTGCGGAACAAAAAACGGGAATACGCAGCCCTCTTCCGCCTCGCCCAATGCGCCGAACACACCAACGAGCAGGAATTTCGCCAGTACGTGGAAAAGATGTATGAAGTACAGGTGGAACTTACGCAACCAAAGGGGATGGGGTATGAAGACATCGAGTAA
- a CDS encoding gamma-glutamylcyclotransferase family protein, translated as MRYFAYGSCMDEESFRSTVGEKNYEVLGRAILPGYRLAFTLWSDKWQGGVADVIPSPRDQVEGVLYKLHPSALAALDRREGVFLGRYRRMEVDVVWKGERIRAMTYSVVRKAPGEIAPSPSYRRAILNGADRFLGPAYREKLLRLWRERFGIPPG; from the coding sequence GTGCGTTACTTTGCTTACGGCTCCTGCATGGATGAGGAGAGCTTTCGTTCTACCGTCGGAGAGAAAAATTATGAAGTGCTGGGAAGGGCCATCCTGCCCGGATACCGTCTGGCCTTCACCCTGTGGAGCGACAAATGGCAGGGGGGTGTGGCCGACGTGATCCCTTCGCCGCGGGACCAGGTGGAGGGCGTTTTGTACAAACTGCATCCCTCGGCGCTGGCTGCCCTGGATCGGCGGGAGGGGGTTTTTCTCGGCCGATATCGCCGGATGGAGGTGGACGTGGTATGGAAGGGTGAGCGGATCCGGGCGATGACATACAGCGTCGTCCGCAAGGCGCCCGGGGAGATCGCCCCCAGCCCGTCGTACCGCCGGGCCATTTTAAACGGAGCGGACCGTTTTCTCGGTCCCGCCTATCGCGAGAAATTGCTCCGCCTGTGGCGGGAGCGGTTTGGAATTCCCCCCGGTTGA
- a CDS encoding ABC transporter ATP-binding protein, which yields MLDVDHVSKRYANRRGVENIHFSMARGEIVGFLGPNGAGKTTTMRMITGYLMPTEGEVRVDGISMSEHSGKAKRKIGYLPETPPLYPDMTVLGYLQLIADLREIPVREQKRRIGETMERVGIQEKANQLIRGLSKGYRQRVGLAQAILHEPDLLVLDEPTSGLDPNQIREIRGLIRELGEKHTVLLSTHILPEVEMICNRVLIIHQGRLIEDDTPENLSRRMNEGVTLAVKVKGPRDQVEARIRAIDRVDRVETAGEADGTVEFRVKAKGDADIREALFFAMAEARWPILEMRSQNLSLEEVFRKLTTTERGDA from the coding sequence TTGCTGGATGTGGATCACGTATCCAAAAGGTACGCCAACCGGCGTGGAGTGGAGAATATCCATTTTTCCATGGCCCGGGGCGAGATCGTGGGTTTTCTCGGCCCCAATGGCGCCGGCAAGACGACGACGATGCGCATGATCACCGGGTATCTGATGCCGACCGAAGGGGAAGTGCGCGTCGACGGCATTTCCATGTCCGAACATTCGGGAAAGGCCAAGCGAAAGATCGGGTATCTCCCGGAAACGCCGCCCCTCTACCCGGACATGACGGTGCTCGGTTATCTCCAATTGATCGCCGACCTCCGCGAAATTCCCGTACGGGAGCAAAAGCGCCGGATCGGTGAAACGATGGAACGGGTGGGGATTCAGGAAAAGGCCAACCAACTGATCCGCGGCCTGTCCAAGGGATACAGGCAGCGGGTGGGATTGGCCCAGGCGATTCTTCATGAGCCGGATCTTTTGGTCCTGGACGAGCCCACTTCGGGATTGGATCCCAACCAGATCCGCGAGATCCGGGGATTGATCCGGGAACTCGGCGAGAAACACACGGTCCTGCTGAGCACTCACATCCTTCCGGAAGTGGAGATGATCTGCAACCGTGTCCTGATCATCCATCAGGGGCGCCTCATCGAGGACGACACGCCGGAAAACCTGTCGCGCCGGATGAATGAAGGCGTCACTCTGGCGGTGAAGGTCAAGGGGCCCCGGGATCAGGTGGAGGCCCGAATCCGGGCGATCGATCGGGTGGACCGGGTGGAAACGGCGGGAGAGGCCGACGGAACCGTCGAGTTTCGGGTGAAGGCGAAAGGGGACGCGGACATTCGCGAAGCGCTCTTTTTCGCCATGGCCGAGGCCCGGTGGCCCATATTGGAGATGCGGAGTCAAAATCTCTCCCTGGAAGAGGTCTTCCGCAAGCTGACGACCACCGAGCGGGGGGATGCGTGA
- a CDS encoding ABC transporter permease — MRKVLALYKKEMGQYLVTPTSYVAFAFFFVVMGYLFSTAFLGTQVVREEYVYQSASFLFLFITPLLSMRLVSEELRHGTDELLFTSPLTVFHIVIGKYLAAVTVVLLILAISLIYPWILSRYGDLDWGLLAAAYLGLFLLASSMMAVGLFASSLSAHQMVSGIVAFALLLGLWILEAAGDAFYGVSREVLTSFSMLHHLEDFEKGIVDVSHVLYYLALILLFLGLAVQSLEKRRWR; from the coding sequence ATGCGCAAGGTTCTGGCCCTCTACAAAAAGGAAATGGGACAGTATTTGGTGACGCCCACCTCCTATGTCGCCTTTGCCTTCTTCTTTGTCGTGATGGGCTACCTGTTTTCCACTGCCTTCCTCGGAACGCAGGTGGTGCGGGAGGAGTACGTGTATCAGTCGGCCTCCTTTCTTTTCCTGTTCATCACGCCGCTGCTTTCGATGCGCCTGGTATCCGAGGAACTGCGGCACGGGACGGACGAGTTGTTGTTCACTTCCCCCTTGACGGTGTTTCACATCGTGATCGGAAAATATCTGGCTGCCGTGACCGTGGTGCTGTTGATTCTCGCCATCAGCCTGATCTATCCGTGGATTCTCTCCCGGTACGGGGATCTGGATTGGGGACTTTTGGCCGCCGCATATTTGGGCCTGTTTCTGCTCGCGTCGTCGATGATGGCCGTCGGCCTGTTCGCCTCCAGCCTGAGCGCACATCAAATGGTTTCCGGAATCGTCGCCTTCGCTCTGCTGCTGGGGCTCTGGATTCTGGAAGCGGCCGGCGACGCCTTCTACGGGGTGTCCCGGGAGGTGCTCACTTCCTTTTCCATGCTTCACCACCTGGAGGATTTTGAAAAGGGAATCGTCGATGTTTCCCATGTTCTCTATTATCTCGCACTGATCCTGCTGTTTTTGGGATTGGCCGTCCAGTCCCTGGAAAAGCGCCGCTGGCGATAG
- a CDS encoding GldG family protein, with translation MNKGWKVVNSGIFIAALIGIFVLIVLISGKAPWRWDWTQTGVNRLSDQTKETLKGLKETVRVYAFTDGSDTGRQVEQLLRAYQKETDKLDVRLVDPVKEPSLAEKYQVQEYNTVVFVKGEKEEVVSPWDLVVPGATQASYGFRGEEQFTQAIRNLTASRKPVIYLLQGHGEVSGSEAAALRSYLTGEGNQVKELNLIRETRVPKDADVLVIAGPTSDLTDQETKMINQYLDGGGKVLVALSPEKGMTKWKNLSSLLKELGIRAAGDLVVDPERAYFGDPLTPVPQYAGHDITSELMERDMVTVLPRATSLMPVKGSEENLEKLLETSREAFGETSWAAKDAKVERGEEDRAGPLTLAYAVTAKEGEGKEEDASAPRAVVIGSSAMFAGNAFSLQGNRDFILNAVGWLQGDEAKVTIRPVERPLRQTYVPAGEALTIFLGTVVLLPVIFLVTGGVIWWRRRRA, from the coding sequence ATGAACAAGGGATGGAAGGTGGTCAATTCGGGAATATTCATCGCCGCCCTGATCGGCATTTTTGTCCTGATCGTTCTCATTTCCGGAAAGGCTCCCTGGCGATGGGATTGGACGCAGACGGGAGTCAACCGCCTGTCGGACCAGACGAAGGAGACCCTGAAGGGGCTGAAGGAGACGGTTCGGGTTTATGCCTTCACGGACGGAAGCGATACCGGCAGGCAGGTGGAACAACTCCTGAGAGCCTACCAGAAGGAGACGGACAAGTTGGACGTGCGGCTGGTCGATCCCGTCAAGGAGCCCTCCCTGGCCGAGAAATACCAGGTGCAGGAGTACAATACCGTCGTCTTTGTCAAGGGAGAAAAGGAGGAGGTCGTTTCCCCCTGGGATCTGGTGGTGCCGGGGGCGACACAGGCCTCCTACGGCTTCCGGGGAGAAGAGCAGTTCACCCAGGCCATCCGCAACCTGACCGCCTCCCGAAAGCCCGTCATCTACTTGTTGCAGGGGCATGGGGAAGTATCCGGATCGGAGGCGGCCGCCCTGCGCTCCTATCTGACCGGAGAGGGCAACCAGGTGAAGGAGCTGAACCTGATTCGGGAAACCCGTGTCCCGAAGGATGCGGACGTTCTGGTGATCGCCGGGCCCACCTCTGATCTGACGGACCAGGAGACCAAAATGATCAACCAGTACCTGGACGGCGGCGGGAAGGTGCTGGTCGCCCTCTCACCCGAAAAGGGGATGACGAAATGGAAAAACCTGTCCTCTCTCCTGAAGGAGCTGGGGATCCGGGCCGCCGGCGATCTGGTCGTCGATCCGGAGCGGGCCTATTTCGGCGATCCCCTGACGCCGGTGCCCCAGTATGCGGGTCACGACATCACTTCGGAGCTGATGGAGAGAGACATGGTGACGGTGCTTCCCCGGGCGACCAGCCTGATGCCGGTCAAGGGGTCGGAGGAGAACCTGGAGAAGCTGCTGGAGACGTCCCGGGAGGCCTTCGGCGAAACGTCCTGGGCGGCGAAGGACGCCAAGGTGGAAAGGGGAGAAGAGGACCGGGCGGGTCCGCTGACTCTTGCCTACGCGGTGACGGCGAAGGAGGGCGAGGGGAAGGAGGAGGACGCCTCAGCGCCCCGGGCGGTGGTGATCGGAAGCTCGGCCATGTTTGCGGGCAATGCCTTCTCCCTGCAGGGAAACCGCGATTTCATCCTGAACGCCGTCGGATGGCTGCAGGGGGATGAGGCCAAGGTGACCATCCGACCCGTGGAGCGCCCCCTGCGCCAGACATATGTGCCGGCCGGTGAAGCCCTCACGATATTCCTGGGAACCGTCGTGCTTTTGCCGGTCATCTTCCTGGTCACCGGGGGAGTGATCTGGTGGAGGAGGAGAAGGGCATGA
- a CDS encoding DUF4340 domain-containing protein: protein MEEEKGMKRWLPTGIAVLVLAGLWLIYSGPGGPDAEKDQEEPLFPGVRAQDVSQLVLREKGKVSLELKKTGDGWEFVRPRPLPVDREAVDAWVSSFVDLKNAEPVEKERPDDVAPFGLKDPELSLTAVLKDGKTLRLDVGSQIPVEGGNYVTTGDQAPVLKLDAMQAEGLRKRALDLMEKRPVPLDSEKVTAVRAEWKGEKLSAEKKGDQWKLTAGKNRFDPERIAGWLDHLTYLQTEELAVEGKSLAKKEPVLSLTVKWKGKERTYVGIRHKDRIWIMERGGKWAWSFEEKRIGEWMRQVEKEPKEE from the coding sequence GTGGAGGAGGAGAAGGGCATGAAGCGCTGGCTTCCCACGGGAATTGCCGTCCTCGTGTTGGCGGGGTTGTGGCTGATTTATTCCGGACCGGGCGGACCCGATGCGGAAAAGGATCAGGAGGAGCCGTTGTTTCCCGGCGTCCGCGCTCAGGACGTGAGCCAACTTGTCCTGCGGGAGAAGGGGAAAGTCTCCCTTGAGCTCAAGAAGACCGGGGATGGCTGGGAATTTGTCCGGCCCCGTCCCCTTCCCGTGGACCGGGAGGCGGTCGATGCCTGGGTTTCGTCCTTTGTCGATCTGAAAAACGCGGAACCGGTGGAGAAAGAGCGTCCGGACGATGTGGCCCCCTTCGGCCTGAAGGACCCGGAGCTGAGTTTGACCGCTGTCCTGAAGGACGGGAAAACGCTTCGCCTGGATGTGGGGAGCCAAATCCCGGTGGAGGGAGGCAACTATGTGACCACCGGGGACCAGGCCCCCGTGCTGAAGCTGGATGCGATGCAGGCGGAGGGATTGCGCAAGCGCGCCCTCGATCTGATGGAAAAACGGCCCGTTCCCCTGGATTCTGAAAAGGTGACGGCAGTCCGGGCCGAATGGAAAGGGGAGAAACTGTCGGCCGAAAAAAAGGGGGATCAGTGGAAGCTGACGGCGGGGAAAAACCGCTTTGATCCGGAGCGGATCGCGGGCTGGCTGGATCATCTCACCTACCTCCAGACCGAAGAACTGGCGGTGGAAGGAAAGTCTTTGGCGAAAAAGGAGCCGGTGTTGTCCCTCACCGTCAAATGGAAGGGGAAGGAACGCACCTATGTCGGAATCCGGCACAAGGATCGGATCTGGATCATGGAGCGGGGGGGAAAGTGGGCCTGGTCCTTCGAGGAGAAGCGGATCGGGGAATGGATGCGGCAGGTGGAAAAGGAGCCGAAGGAGGAGTAG
- the trxA gene encoding thioredoxin, protein MAVVNVTDQDFDQTIRQPKPVLVDFWAPWCGPCRMLAPVLEELAEEMGDGVTIAKLNVDENPHTASRHGVMTIPTLKLFRGGLELGTMVGYQPKDRLKSWIESYT, encoded by the coding sequence ATGGCCGTGGTAAACGTGACCGATCAGGATTTTGATCAGACGATCCGGCAGCCAAAACCGGTGCTGGTCGATTTCTGGGCTCCCTGGTGCGGGCCCTGCCGGATGCTTGCCCCCGTGCTGGAGGAGTTGGCGGAGGAGATGGGCGACGGCGTCACCATCGCCAAGTTGAATGTGGATGAGAATCCCCACACCGCAAGCCGGCACGGGGTCATGACGATCCCCACCCTGAAACTGTTCCGGGGAGGCCTGGAGCTGGGCACGATGGTCGGCTATCAGCCGAAGGATCGCCTGAAATCGTGGATCGAATCCTACACCTGA